In Geothermobacter ehrlichii, a genomic segment contains:
- a CDS encoding alpha/beta fold hydrolase, protein MAEILLPDGRRLAYSRSGAGRPLVLLHGWCMSRAVFREFLERPPAGCQVVAFDLPGHGASDPAAGASLADWVRDLAAAIELLRLQRPVLCGWSLGGMLCLQLAVQAGCSAAALVLIGTTPRFVNGDGWQVGVPPARLAAMRRDVRRSYRPAMERFYRMMFAENELAPAEYRRIARFAAGPGSLPPQPVAEAGLRILAQDDLRSLLPEVRMPVLVLHGRQDAVIPFASGEELAAALPQARLVAFDETGHAPFLSRPEQVRQELEGFLACLPPS, encoded by the coding sequence ATGGCTGAGATTCTGCTGCCGGACGGTCGCCGACTGGCCTACAGCCGCAGCGGCGCCGGGCGCCCCCTGGTGCTGCTGCACGGCTGGTGCATGTCGCGCGCCGTCTTCCGTGAATTTCTCGAGCGGCCGCCGGCCGGCTGCCAGGTCGTGGCCTTCGACCTGCCGGGCCATGGCGCAAGCGATCCCGCCGCGGGAGCGTCGCTGGCCGACTGGGTGCGGGATCTGGCGGCGGCCATCGAGCTTCTTCGCCTGCAGCGGCCGGTTCTCTGCGGTTGGTCGCTGGGCGGCATGCTTTGTCTGCAGCTGGCAGTACAGGCGGGGTGTTCGGCTGCGGCGCTCGTGCTGATCGGTACCACGCCCCGGTTCGTCAACGGTGACGGCTGGCAGGTCGGGGTACCGCCGGCCCGGCTCGCCGCCATGCGGCGGGATGTCCGGCGCAGCTATCGCCCGGCCATGGAGCGTTTCTACCGGATGATGTTCGCCGAAAACGAGCTTGCACCGGCCGAATACCGGCGCATCGCCCGCTTCGCCGCCGGCCCGGGCAGCCTGCCGCCGCAGCCGGTGGCCGAGGCCGGGTTGCGGATTCTGGCGCAGGACGATCTGCGCTCCCTGCTGCCGGAGGTGCGGATGCCGGTTCTGGTGCTGCATGGCCGGCAGGACGCCGTCATCCCCTTTGCCTCGGGAGAGGAGCTGGCCGCGGCGCTGCCGCAGGCCCGGCTGGTCGCCTTCGACGAAACCGGCCATGCCCCTTTCCTGTCCCGGCCTGAACAGGTTCGGCAGGAACTGGAAGGATTTCTGGCATGTCTTCCCCCGTCCTGA